AGAACATCGTGTCGCGCAGGAACGAGGAAAGTCGACCTGGTACCAGTCGTTTGAATTGCAGATTTGTCGAGTTGAACGCGCCGCCACATTCCATCGCCCAGACTAGTCAAAGTCATGTTTTCGCCACGAGTCAAGCACACCCCTTACAGACCGCAACGATGATGACGGCCACCGCCAAGACTTCGAATGCCGATGAATCGACTCCCGTTCCCGCGACGCGTCGGCTGCTGCTTGTCGCCTACAATTTTCCTCCTGTCGGGGGAGCAGGCGTTCAGAGGCCGGTAAAATGGGTCAAGAATCTCCGCCAACTCGGTTGGGACGTCACGGTCCTGACAACCGAGAATGCCTCCGTTCCAACCAGAGACGAGAGTCTGCTAGCCGATATTCCTGACGACGTTCTCGTGCTGCGGGCTCGAACCTGGGAGCCCGACTACCGCACGAAGCAAGGGTTGGTTCAATCGGAGAGCTCCGGCAATCCGGGAATTGTCTCACGCATCAAATCGGGACTTAAAGGACTGGTGAAGCAGGCGGTCAAGCTGGCACTGCAACCCGATCCCCAGGTCTTGTGGGTGCCCAATGCACTGAAGGTCGGCCGTCGGGTCTTGCGAGAATTGCATCACGACGCAGTCCTGGTGACGGCCCCCGCGTACTCCAGCTTCTTCATTGGCACCGCCCTGAAGCGAGAATTCGGACTACCTCTCATTCTCGATTTTCGAGACGAATGGGACATGAGCGGCCGCTATCTCGAAAACGCGCAGCGAGATTGGTTCTCGCGCAGCGTCCAGCACAGAATGCAAAACTACGTGCTTCGGCGGGCCGACGCCGTCGTGGCGACGACAAAAGCCAGTACCGCCAATCTCGCCGAGAAACTGGCACTTATCGGTCGCACCGCAACCCGCACTGAAACGATCTACAACGGTTTCGACGAAGAAGATTTCGCCGACATCAGTCCGTCGGTACAGAGCCCGCACCAGTCGAATTCTCACTTCCGTCTGGTCTACACCGGTACGCTGTGGAACCTGACCACCATTGAACCGCTGGTCCACGCCATCATGGCCTTACATGTGCGTGCACCCCAACTGGTGTCGAAACTGGAACTCGTCTGTGTCGGACGGAAGACTCCTGAGCAGTCGAAAATCCTCGCGCGTTTGAACGACACGGGATGCCGCTTGGAACTGATCGACTATTGCGATCACACCAAAGTCTTGGACTGGCTGCGGTCCACAGACGCTGTCTGTTTGCTGCTCAGCGATGTGATCGGTGCGGAACGGGTCGTGCCCGCCAAACTGTTCGAATACCTGGCGATCCGCAAAGACCTGTTGGCGATCGTACCGCGCGGTGAAACTGCGGACATTGTCCGCAGGTATTTTCCCCAAGGTCAGATTGAACCTCAAAACGTCAACGGAATCGCGGACTGGATCGAAAGCCGCTTGTCGGGCGCGCTCAGCTCGGCAGTGGACGCCCGCAATGACATTCATGAATACAGTCGCCTGACGCAAACACGGCACTTGGTAAAAACACTCGAACACCTCGTGCAAGACCGCACGCCCCAGGGTGGAAAGGCGGCGCCATGACGATTGGTTCGCAATGTCTGCTTTGGCTCAGCCTGATTGGGCTGTGGTACATTTACGCCGGATACCCACTTTTGATGTGGATCTGCGCGAGGCGATTTCCTCGGCCTCAGTTGAAACAGAGCGAACCACGAACCTTGTCGATCGTGATCGTCGCCCATAACGAGTCGAAGAATCTGCCGCGAAAACTGGCAAGTCTGTTCTCGTGCAGCCAATCGCAATGGATTCAAGAAATTCTGATTGGTTCGGATGGTTCAACGGACGACACGGTCACGACGACTCAATCCTATCCCGATCCACGCGTCCGCGCAGTCGATTTCGCCATGCGTCGCGGCAAGCCTGCAGTCCTCAACGATCTTGTGCCGGAATGCACTGGCGAGTTCGTCTTGCTCGCCGATGCCCGGCAAGACTTCGATCATGACTGCCTTGAACGGCTACTCGAGAACTTTGCCGATCCACGCGTGGGTGTGGTCTCGGGCGAGCTGATCCTTCGGAGTGCCCCCGGTGAAACGACGGCCGCACAAGGGATCGGATTTTATTGGAAGTACGAGAAGTTCATTCGTCGGTCCGAAAGTCATTTTCGAGGTGTTCCCGGCGCGACCGGTGCCTGCTACGTCATTCGAAAATCTCTTTTCCGTCCGATTCCCGAACAAACGATTCTGGACGATGTTGCGATTCCGATGCTGGCCGTTCAGCAGGGGGCACTTTGCGTATTTGAGCCCCGGGCACTGATTTTTGATAAGCCTTCACAATCGACGCGGCAAGAGTCCGTACGAAAGCGTCGGACCATTGCCGGTGCGGCGCAGCTAATTCAACTGTTTCCGCAATGGCTCTCGCCGCTCCGCAATCCATTGTGGCTGGAGTTTGTCTCGCACAAGCTGCTTCGACTCGCTTCGCCCATCCTGTTGGTCACAGCGTTCTTGACCAACCTGACACTGCTCGCACACCCCTTGTACCGCCTGCTGTTCGCCGCGCAGGTCACCTTTTTCGCCTCGGCAGCGATTGGATGGTTCTTTCAAGTGATCGGTCGACGTGCGGCCATCTGCGGCCCGTCACTGATGTTCTTGACACTGAATTATACGACGGCCCTAGCGCTCTGGGACGCGGTTCGATCACGCTATCGCGTCACTTGGCAGAAGTAGGAGTTTCTTGTGTTTGTGACCGTGATCGTCATGATCCTGTTGTCTCTGCTGGCCGCTACCGGATGGTTCATATGGGGAAAGCTGCGCGCCATCGGTCTCGATCGGTGGGTTCCCGCCTACGTTTTTCCGCTTGAAGTCACGCCGCGCATCAATGTCGATGAGGAACCCCTCGATCTGTTCATCGCGGTGTGCGACCATTACGAACCTGAGTGGGGCAACCCGACAGTCGAGACCGCCCTGTCCCGGGTACAGCGCTGGCATGACGAATACCCACGGCAGCTTGAACAATTCACGGACGTCAACGGACGACCGCCACGACACACGTTCTTCTATCCGCAGGACCAGTACCGGCCCGAGTATCTGGATGTCCTCGCACGGCTTTGCGAACGAGGCTTCGGAGAAGTCGACGTCCATTTGCATCATCACGACGATACGCCCGAAGGACTCGAAGAAAAACTCGATTCATTCCGGCAGGTGCTATACCACCGACATGGGCTCCTTCGTCGCGATCCCGTCACGAACGAGATCGTGTATGGGTTCATTCATGGGAATTGGTGCCTGTGCAATTCTCGCCGCGACGGCCAATGGTGCGGCGTCGATCACGAGATTCCGATCCTGTTGAAGACGGGTTGTTACGCCGATTTCACCATGCCTTCGGCCCCAAGCGACACGCAGACCACGACGATTAACAGTCTCTATTACGCACTCGATGTACCGGGGCAGCGCAAATCACACGACCGCGGCATTCGCGCCGAAGTCGGCAAGACGGCCCCCAACGACAGCCTGCTGATGGTCCAGGGTCCACTGTTGTTTGACTGGTCACGCAAGAAGTTTGGCCTGGTCCCCAAGATTGAAAATGGCGATCTACTTTCAAATCATCCGCCCACGATTCAGCGAACCAAGCTTTGGATAGAAGCGGGAGTGACGGTCAAGGGGCGACCGAACTGGCGGTTTGCAAAGCTGCATACGCATGGCTGCAAGTCGGGCAATATCGACATGTTGCTCGGTCCCAATTACCAGCAGTTTCATCGCGACCTGGCCGAACGTCACAGAGCGCAGCCGAACTTCCGCTATCACTACGTATCGGCCTGGGAGATGGCTCAATTAATTCATCAGGCCGAACAAGGTGCCACGGATGTCGTGATCCCCGGCCATGCTCGAAGTCGCGCCTGACATTCGCGAGCCGTATGACCGTAACGCGACTCACGCCATTTTGGCTTCTTAGCGAAAGTTCAATGGATCGACATCGATCTGGTACTCGACATTCGGATGGCTCGGGAATTGCGGCGCGGCCTGTAGCCAGACCAATCGCAATTGCTCCACTTCCGAAGCCGCCAGTTGCAGGTGATAGCGAAAGTTCGCTTTGAGCCGCGTGACGGGACAAGGTGCCGGGCCTAGGATCTTGACATCAGCGGCCAAATCTTTCGCGGCGACGCGCATCAGCTCGCCCACTTTCGCCGCGTATTCCCGGACTTCCTCTTCCTTGGGACCCCGCAAAATCACACGTGCGAGATGTGCATAGGGCGGAACTTTCAGTGCACGACGATGCGCAAGTTCCTCTTTGGCAAATCCCAAGTAGTCATGCTGCGCCGCTCGAGTGATCGCGTACTGCGTCGGCGACCCCGTCTGAACCAACACACGTCCGCCACGATGACTTCGCCCTGTTCTGCCTGCCACCTGCGCAATGAGCTGAAACGTGCGTTCGGCGGACCGGAGATCAGGCTGATGCAGCAGCGTGTCCGCATCGATGACACCCACCAGCGTCACGTTGGGGAAATCAAGCCCCTTGGCGATCATCTGCGTGCCCAACAGGATCTGCACGTCGCCATGCCGGAACTTCTCCAGTGCCTCGTCATGCGCTCCGCGTTTCTGCATGGTGTCGCTGTCCATTCGTAAACATCGATAGTCCGCAAACCGAGCCTGAACCTCATGCTCAAGCCGTTCTGTTCCCAAGCCAAGATAGGCGAGTCCCGGTCGACCACATTCAGGACAAACGGCGGGAGGCTTGATCGAGAAGTTGCACGAGTGACACAGTGCAATGGCCTTCTGCTTGTGCCAGGTCAACGTCACATCGCAATCAGCACACTTCACCCCCTGCCCGCAACC
This genomic interval from Schlesneria paludicola DSM 18645 contains the following:
- a CDS encoding glycosyltransferase produces the protein MMTATAKTSNADESTPVPATRRLLLVAYNFPPVGGAGVQRPVKWVKNLRQLGWDVTVLTTENASVPTRDESLLADIPDDVLVLRARTWEPDYRTKQGLVQSESSGNPGIVSRIKSGLKGLVKQAVKLALQPDPQVLWVPNALKVGRRVLRELHHDAVLVTAPAYSSFFIGTALKREFGLPLILDFRDEWDMSGRYLENAQRDWFSRSVQHRMQNYVLRRADAVVATTKASTANLAEKLALIGRTATRTETIYNGFDEEDFADISPSVQSPHQSNSHFRLVYTGTLWNLTTIEPLVHAIMALHVRAPQLVSKLELVCVGRKTPEQSKILARLNDTGCRLELIDYCDHTKVLDWLRSTDAVCLLLSDVIGAERVVPAKLFEYLAIRKDLLAIVPRGETADIVRRYFPQGQIEPQNVNGIADWIESRLSGALSSAVDARNDIHEYSRLTQTRHLVKTLEHLVQDRTPQGGKAAP
- a CDS encoding glycosyltransferase family 2 protein — protein: MTIGSQCLLWLSLIGLWYIYAGYPLLMWICARRFPRPQLKQSEPRTLSIVIVAHNESKNLPRKLASLFSCSQSQWIQEILIGSDGSTDDTVTTTQSYPDPRVRAVDFAMRRGKPAVLNDLVPECTGEFVLLADARQDFDHDCLERLLENFADPRVGVVSGELILRSAPGETTAAQGIGFYWKYEKFIRRSESHFRGVPGATGACYVIRKSLFRPIPEQTILDDVAIPMLAVQQGALCVFEPRALIFDKPSQSTRQESVRKRRTIAGAAQLIQLFPQWLSPLRNPLWLEFVSHKLLRLASPILLVTAFLTNLTLLAHPLYRLLFAAQVTFFASAAIGWFFQVIGRRAAICGPSLMFLTLNYTTALALWDAVRSRYRVTWQK